The Gossypium hirsutum isolate 1008001.06 chromosome A03, Gossypium_hirsutum_v2.1, whole genome shotgun sequence genome contains the following window.
AGATTACATTTGAAACTACCTTGCTCCTGTTTTCAtccaaaatttcaagaataatTATACAACGATTAACCGGAGAAGTTTTCCAAGAGGTTCGAGTATATTTGACAATATGAAGCAGAACTATTCAGATAAATAAGAAATCAATCATAAGTTGAGAACCGAAAGTATAATAACTACAATAACTGACCTTGTAGATCACAAGGCTGCATGTCCACAGACTTGTTATCGTCACTTATATTGTTTCTCTTCTGCCAAAAGCCACATGCATAAATATCTTCGCCAGGTGCATCTTCTTTGGGGAATCTCTTCTCAAAGTCAATTACCCTACCAGAAATACTGTAAGCAGGAAAGACTCTTCTTCTAGTTGGATACTCAGGTAGATCAATGCCTGCTTGGACACACAATTCTAGAATAGCTGGAATCCGATCCACTTGAAGCCGTTCATTATGAGAGACAGCTCTCCCTAGCCTGTCATAGAGATGAAAAGATTCCACCGGAGGCAAGACGTGTTCAACGGCACCTCTTCTCCAACAGTGCTCCTTGCTTGCTGCACTACCCATAACATTGCAGGTTCTGATCTTATGTGGTCGATGGCCAAGGTGAACTTCACCACACACACTGCACCATGAGAGAAAGACAGAGAATAGAAACTTCATCAATATCTATATGGCCAGAATGAAAATAACAAGCCTACATATTTAAGAAAGACATTTCTGGGTTTAATACGTTTAGCCTCCTTCCACGGTATGATAGTTCACTTTTGATATTTATAATCCACCTAGAACAAGCCATTGTcagcatatacatatacatatttctaGTCTGTTTTTACCTGCATGAATATATGGCAATACTCTGGGCAACCTTAGAAACACAAGTGAATAGTTGGATTCGGTCAGCGTTAACTTGATGAGCAACTGGGATCAATTCGTTAACCAATAACCCATTTTGGGGTGGTTGTAGAATCCTTTCACGCACTATCTGTCTTTCTTTCCTCTCTGCTCTACCAATACGTTTCAATTCATTAATATTTGTCACCCACGGTTTTCTCTCTGTTTTCTTGAGCTTCCTTGGAAACTCTGTGCAAGTCTGTCTAATAGTGTGGAACCCATACCGATGCTTTAACTGATTTCCAACAATTAAGTTCGTGGAAGAATTTCGCAAAGCTAGTTCCCGCAGCTTCGTCATGATTCGAGTTTGTCTTGGCAACATAGCTGTTAATAAGGCTTTAGTTTTTCTGTTTTCTCTTTCATTTAGACATTTTCACAAACATTTTACAAGCAATGTAAAATAGAAATGCCAAATTCCCAATGTGTATATATGACAATATTTACACGAAAATCAATAAAATGGAACACCATGAAAAGACAGAGAGATAGCCTAACCTTCAGACTATTGCGAGTTAAAGTCACCGCCAATCTTTCAGAGAAGGAAATCTTGTTACATAAACAAACGCTCAATTATCAGAGCAGCCTGTTTGTGTACAATGTTGgatgaatatatatttaaattaaaaaaaaaaaaactaaaacaccTTGTCCGTGAACTTAACTAGATCTGACCTGTAGCCTGTTCCTCCAAACTCGAaagttttttgaaatttaaaaagatttgaataaaattattatacttaaaaaatagatttaaacaaataaattaagctcgtttaaaatatatattaggcTCGAATTTAAATATTTACGGCATGATCTTGATCTAGTTCATTTTTAAAGTTGTTACTATactaattaaaagtaaaataaattgacaaaaaaaataaacctTTAAAATTGTGAGtgagtaaattattaaaatatctatttgtttaatatcaaaattaagaagTAGAGGATAggtgtttttataaaaagaaaagtaaaaagttCAACTGGCCCAATTTAACTACTCTTTTGGACAAGGCCTAATTGAAACACTAAAATTTGAGAAAGAAGAAGGCGAACAGATTGGTCCAACAATCCAAGAAATCGGGCTATCGGCAAATAGAAGTTCCTAGAAAAAACTATGGGTCAAATCGTAACCCAGAAACAAAGTCACCTGCTTCAGCTGTAAGCCTGTAACCGCGATTCTCGTTGCCCTTGCTATCACCTGCAAATAACTCTCCCTCCCTTCCTCCGAATTTCTCtgaaaaaaatctcaaattcccttattatatatatatttacaagaaTGGTAGCTTCGGCTGTTTCAGCTTCTTTCAATATCTCTCTCTGTACTCAAACCAGACCCACTTCTATTTCATCCCTTTCTCCCAGGTACATGTTTTCTCTGAATTtgaaatttgttttcttttttctttttactttaaaataattttaattttcagaaACTCGACGAAGTTGATAGTCTCTGCATTGCCATCCCCTTCTGGAGACTCTTCTACAATGGGTAACTTCTTTATTCttgaaattcaattaatttcttATTGACCTTTAATCTTGTCTTAATTTAAGTTGCACCCTTTGGTCAGTGCTTTGTAGACTATAATTTTGTCTTATTTATATTCAAGGTTTTTGGTTTTGGATATTTTGAATTGCTTGTGGTATCTGCTTTGTACATATAAATTGTGTACCTTTGTTTCAGGGTTATCTAGTAGAACTGCTGGGCTACCTATGATGATCAACAAGAGGGGCTTACTTGAATCCAATCCAAGGTTTCTTTATCTTTTTGCTGTAATTAACATATTACTGCTTTGTGTCTGTATTGGTTTTGAAGGATGAATTCGTTGATGGTTTAACGAAGGTGTCCCTTACACATTGTTAGGAACAAAAAGTCAAATTTGGAATGAAAATCCTTTGATCAAATTGTTAAGATTTTGCTACCTTCTAAGCTATATTGTATGTTAGCTATTGGATGAGACAATGTTCGCACCCCTCTACCAAACATACCATCAGTTGCAGTTTATATTATATTAGGCATCATAGTACTTTTTAATGTACAGCTACGATTCAATACAAGCTAAAACGGGGAATCCACCTGTGATGCCAGCTGTAATGACTCCAGGGGGGCCTTTGGACCTTTCAACTGTGTTATTCCGAAATCGTATCATCTTCATCGGGCAACCAGTCAATTCACAGGTTGCTCAAAGAGTTATATCACAGCTTGTGACTTTGGCAACTGTTGATGAAAATGCGGATATTCTGGTGTGGTTATAGCTTTACTAATTCTGTTTCCATTCTCTATTTTTCCATTTTTGAGTAGGTTGTAGGACTTCTTTATATCCAGATTTTGAGAACCTTCTCTTAGTTTATAACTTTAACCTATACCATGTCAGGTGTATTTGAACTGCCCTGGTGGAAGCACCTATTCAGTCTTGGCAATCTACGATTGCATGTCTTGGGTAAGATTCTAAACCT
Protein-coding sequences here:
- the LOC107886985 gene encoding ATP-dependent Clp protease proteolytic subunit 6, chloroplastic, translated to MVASAVSASFNISLCTQTRPTSISSLSPRNSTKLIVSALPSPSGDSSTMGLSSRTAGLPMMINKRGLLESNPSYDSIQAKTGNPPVMPAVMTPGGPLDLSTVLFRNRIIFIGQPVNSQVAQRVISQLVTLATVDENADILVYLNCPGGSTYSVLAIYDCMSWIKPKVGTVCFGVAASQGALLLAGGEKGMRYAMPNARIMIHQPQSGCGGHVEDVRRQVNEAVQSRHKIDKMYTAFTGQPLEKVQQYTERDRFLSVSEAMEFGLIDGVLETEY
- the LOC107886987 gene encoding APO protein 3, mitochondrial, producing MLPRQTRIMTKLRELALRNSSTNLIVGNQLKHRYGFHTIRQTCTEFPRKLKKTERKPWVTNINELKRIGRAERKERQIVRERILQPPQNGLLVNELIPVAHQVNADRIQLFTCVSKVAQSIAIYSCSVCGEVHLGHRPHKIRTCNVMGSAASKEHCWRRGAVEHVLPPVESFHLYDRLGRAVSHNERLQVDRIPAILELCVQAGIDLPEYPTRRRVFPAYSISGRVIDFEKRFPKEDAPGEDIYACGFWQKRNNISDDNKSVDMQPCDLQATAVRGMEAWERMRSGASRLMETYAAQTCGYCSEIQVGPKGHRVRNCQAYKHQMRDGQHAWQEATIDDVVPPVYVWHVRDTQSEKPLVNELKKYYGMLPAVVEMFAQAGASVPNDYVVMMREDVAVPEWDEEKLVV